The following nucleotide sequence is from Solanum dulcamara chromosome 7, daSolDulc1.2, whole genome shotgun sequence.
AGCACtaactttattttttgaatGTGTAATCGACAGCAAAAACATGTATTGACTGCTTTGAATGtctttttatgtattttaagtACATTAAGTGGTTTGCCTTGATGATTAATTGTCATGAATTGGTATGTTTCTTTGGAGCTCATTAGAGCAAATTAATGGTATAATTGATTAGTTATGTTTGTGTTGTCATTATACTAATTGCAAATGAAAGTTAGTGAGCATTTATAATCGTGCTTTACTTCATTTTGTGTAGAAGTGAATtgtgtttaagaaaataaaagagatacAAATAAATTGTCTTTATTCCTTCAATCCCTTCAACCAAAATCAgtacaacaaaaaataaatgaaggcAGTTACAATATAAAAGACAAAAGCATCAATATTTCCCTCAGAGAGTAGACTACAATCCAACATACATACCGTAACATAAACACATTCGATCACTTCTGAACATAGATGCAAATAGCTAAGATCACCTCTACAACAATAAACATCATTCGATATTTTCTTGATCAATTCTTCTCTACTTCATATGTTTTGACTCGATTCAACAAACATCATATCACCCTTTTAACTTGACCCGAcatttcatcatcatatcatcgaaAATATCCACATCCACCCCGTGactacaaaaaaattaaatcaaattacagaaaaataaaattttaatatattggacaaaaaaaattaattacctTCGAAATTTTACAACAAAGGAACCTACGTCCAGTGTTGGATTGCGTCCATTATGTCTTCATTTCCACAATCACCCCACAGTGACACTTACATTTGCATATGAAGAATAAGGAATCGATGAACAAGACATCTTTGACATTGACTTGATGAGCACCACCATGGAAtggaagaagaggaaaaaaatgattGAAAGTACGTGAGTAGTTGtaaggaagaagagaaagaaaagagaaggaaaagaaaggagaagagaaataagaaaaagagaggaaaaattaGGGTTAAAAAGAGGAAGTAGACTGTTGCAATATCTAAATGATTCCACATCAGAATTTCTTCATCCCCTCACACGCTCTTAAAACGTGTTAAACATTTTATGCCATGTCAGTCATAAATGTTAAAAATGTACAAATTATGTATGGCTCATGGGTTTAATAGAAAGGAAGAATAGTTGACGTACCTGAGAGGAAATTCAACCAAGTTAAATGGCCTATTTATGTGTTCTGCCTAAAATAAATGCTATATCATGCCATGAAATCGGAATAAgatttagagcctgtttggatggatttattttaagaaacttataacttaaaaattaagttAAAAATAATAAGTAGATGTAGTTCAACTTATTTTTtgtgacttataagttgttttcaatttataagttgtttaaaataagtctattcaaacaaactcaattatttattgaagcttattttaagcacaaaataactttaaattgaTCAACCAAAGATTTAAAAAAGcagaaaacaacttataaataacttataaaCCAATTCAAACAGGCTCTTATGCTATCCAACACAAAAACCTATCAGAGGGCTATCGACTTGACATTGTTCCATTAGTCCATTTAGTAGTTCTTCCCCCAATTAACAATAGGGAAATTTTTATATATGACAAAACTTTTAAGCATAATTACTCCATATAGGTATAGTTTCtctaattacttataatgacaaacataaatttgtcattatacaaatgttgtagcGAATTGTGCAAAAGTTTAGCGAATTATACAATCGCTATACCTACGAATTATTTGCTTActgaaatatacaaatactggtatacatatgtatttgtatatctggcaagtgggattgagagagaggaggagagaggcgagcgagatcgaTAGAGGCGAGCAAGATCGAGAGAGGGGAGAGAGacaaattgtatatgtatattttgtcaaaaaattgtatatatgtaactGATATACTTATGTATTTGCATATCTGGCaagagagattgagagagaggaggagagagacaagcgagatcgagagagggaggagagaggcgagcgagatgggaattgtatatgtatatctgtcgaattttatatgtatatttttcaaaaaaattatataatgataactgatatacatatatatttatatatctgGCAATGAGATTTGTGATACTGCGTAAATAAATAGCCATATTTACTGCAAAtcgtaattatttttaaactatatcTTAAATGCATAATATAATAGTAAGATTTGTCATATCATATAATTTTCCCTTAACACTATCATTGAGTGTCAACTTTGAAAAAGTAATTAGGACATGCTATTACGTGTCAACTTTGAAGAAGAAGTAATTAGGACATGCTATTACGTGTCAAACACAATGATCAAAGTAAGTTTAGCTGGCCTTAGCTCATACACCTACTAAGATAAGACATTAATAATTTTGTTTATGGCTATGATTTTTTCAAGTTATTTAAagtttttgaattattattatgcTAATTTATATGTATGTTGCGTAATATTCGAATACTTTCAAgttttacttttaaaatattgaaaaatatatCCTCAGATTTACAAATAAAATCGTACCATCTTTTTAACATTTTGTATTTTACATTTTTTCGCAAAAAATAGTTTAGAGGCAGTCTGGCAGTGACAAATATAGCAAAGTTTTAATAAGTTTAATGGAACTCAATATtacttatattttaaaatatatttttttaaaatttgaaattaacaaTAAATTCCATAgttaaaatatcttaaaactTGAATGCTTTAAATATAGATGTTGAGttggagaatattttttttaaaaaaacaaatatgagGGAATAATGAAACGTAAAGAGTTGAAATTGAATTGTACACATCTCAATCCACAGTGGAAAAACTAGAAGATTCCCCAGGGGGCCCATCCTCGTCAGATCTACGTGTACCCACGTAATGGGAACTCTTTTCTGTCGGGCCCATTTGTTTCCATAAATAACTGCACCATCCATGGGGTCTCCTCACACGCTCCGATTTATGGCTAgtatagtttatttttttaattatattttacacgataattaagaaatcattaatagattgattaattttattattttgttcttttgtaatatatacataaaatatagaaatagcTAGTATTAAAAATTATTCACAATTAAAATGTCATATTAATTATAGgggtaaaatgaaaaaaaatttaattaattttatcttgcTTTAATAAATGATCAAACGATTCCAATTATGTATTCGTACTGAAAAATTCACTACAAACCAAAAATATATGAGCTCCTTGTTTTATGAatcattgaaaatatatatttcaatttttagtTTAATTCGTCCCTAAGTAGAATTACGGAGAAGATGCACAaggaattatttattattattgcaaAAGAATTCAATATTTGTAATTGTGCACGCTCTAGGATTATGTTATGTCACGGGTTACGCACTTATATCCCAAATGTATAGGACTACAGTGATATTTTGCAAttcttcaagaaaaatattaaaagtgaTATTTAAGGAGGAACCAATGCCATCAGAAGTTATGGAGAACTACATGTTTGAAAATGAAACACAAGGGCGAAAAGATTGCCATCgtttaacaaataataaaaatttgaaaaggaCATTATTAAGATTTAATAAAAAGGTATGGAGAACtccattttgtttttttattaaagTCTCTAACAATCATATTAATTCTAAATCCATACATAGCAATTAGGAACAAATCCAAAAGGGCATAGGCATTACTCAttccattttcttttattaagtgattttttttttaaaaaaaacaatctaAAAAGAACACCATATATTAATAACGATGGAAGGGATCTTTTAAGAAACCAAAAatgtattgattttttttttcaaaattatccaTATCTAATACGTAAGTATTGAACAagttttttaaaacttttttacatttttgtatGGATATAATGATATTTTGCTTTTTAGTAAAAGTAATTAACTTTTTTGTGGGCGGACGCACATGGTATTTAGACTAAGAggcgtttggattgacttataaactgttttcagttttttttgagtgtttggctgatcaacttaaagttattttgtgcttaaaataagccccaataaatagttaaatttatttgaataaaCTTATTTTAGacaatttataagttgaaaacaacttataaataaaaaaaaaattaatctgcACCTACCAGCAACATATTTTTCTCAATGCTTTCAAACACCGACGTTTTGTTTCAGGCTAATAATGACATTTGTGACAATTAGAACCCTCTGTCCTCCtagtacattttttttaaaaaaaaactttttacggtattaaaaataaataatttttatttattatattaacaACAATCCAGTAGGTTAGGagttatttattatatttgaaggataatataataaatttattatttttttaaaagtatgcTAAGTCAAACAtgtataagtaaaaataaatgaagAGAGTACTACTGATTTACATTTAACACTATCCTGTATCAGCGTTGATGATTTTCTGAATTCAAACTTATTATTTAAGTCTAATCTGATGgcctttctattttttctttcgaGATGCTTTAGAAtttggttttaatttttttttttaaataatgtcAAGGTAAATGTTctcctttaattttatttgttagCCAAGCTACTACACCTACGAGTTTTGAAATTGGTTCAACATTAAATAAATTTTCTCTAAACAGCTATTAATGAAAAGATAGCCTCTCAAGGGTCCTGTTATTTTCGTTGTTGTATGGATTTTCAAagatttattgaaaataatctcaaattatacaatttcTAGAGCAATCATGAATATCAGGACATGACTAGTTTGTAGTGTTTTCTCGGAAATTTGCTTGTCAACGAAATTTCGTATGAATTTTTAAAggtttattaaaaataatctcaaattatatatacaatttcTAGAGCATCTATGAATATCAGGACATGAGCATGGCCTCTCAATGTAAAATTGCGATAACAACAAAGATTATGCCAATATTATGTGATAGAATAAGACGTTGGACTTACAAGAGGGAGGATTCTTGATTCATAAAAATTCTATACTTCAACAACGATTCTGTAAGTTTTATTTTATAGATTCGGTGTGTTTTACTCATCAAAACTTCTTATTTCATTCTATCTTTTCAAACCTTATTTATAATATTACATTAATTTTGATGTTACTGTTGTTATAGACTTACAAGACGAGACTAAGTTTACATGGATGAACTTGTGTAATTCCTGAATTTGTTGTACTGTGGTTATAGTCTCTCAaggtcttttatttttgttcttacaAATAATTTGTTTGCCAACAATTTTAAAGCATTATAAAGGGATATTGAATGGAACGGTATTCGAAAAGATAGGCACAATGCATTGAATCCTGCATCATAACAACATAATCactattttaaatcaaattaacAGATTGACCAAATATACAGGgcttatccaaaaaaaaaaaccagcCCTGCTTTAAGGAAAACCCCATTAAACAATAAATATTTACAAATTACAATCTCAAAGCAAATTTGCTCcaccaaaaaaaagaattacTCCAATTAATCTTCTATCCAGATCTCCATTTTAAGCCATCATAAACTCAGCACTTTCTTTTAGCCCCAAATTCTTACTATCAGATAGCACAAATTCTTCAAATCCTTTCTTCACTGGATAATCCATTGCAAATTCATCATTTCTTGATAATTGACCTATTGAAGCTAAAGCTAACAACTCAGATTCATCAAGCCCTTTTGCTGGACCAAGACTACACCTTTCAGTTCCATACCTTCCTAATGCATCTTTGAATTTCTTGATCTGCATAATAGTAACAAAATTCACCATAAGAAAAACTAAACTTTTTACTAGTGTATAATATTTGGGGAAAACTAAAATCTTTAAAACTTACAGTTGCATTAGTACAGCTGAAGCTACAAAGTTTGCCTTCTGCACCTCTGTAAAACCTGAAGAAAGGTAAAACATGTATCCGAAGAGTATGACACATGGATTTGAGTTCTTCATAGTTTACTTTGAGAAAAATGGCATCTGGGTTTGAATCAGCCAGTTGACATATCtgcaaaaatttagaaaaaaggtGAGATTTTTTAAGCAAATGGAGAAAAGAAAGCCATTTTTGGTAAACAAAAACATAACATACCTTAGGATGTAAAGTCCTGCAACCTCCACAACCAGGGGAATAAAAGTCAATTATAACTAGTCTGTCACCAGCATTTAACAACGAATCAGCCAGTTCTTTTGCTGACTGGATTTCTAACATGTTGGGTTTAAGGGTCTTGTCCCACCATCTTAACGCTTTGCTTACACAAATTGATGCTTGTGCCTAAAATCAAGAACACCAAAAAGAATAATTAATCTTTGGACTCAAGAAAGGCtaagaaaaacacaaaaaaaattcagtCTTTGAACTCAAAAAAGctcaagaaaaacaaaaaaaagagagttTTACATACATTGATTGAGATGGGTTTTGGAGATTTAACATTCCAATTGTTAAAACCAATCTGATTCGATACATCCAAAGATTTGCCcagaaattttttaggtgtcaaaTCTGTAACTTGCAGAGACCCAATGGAAGAATGAACAGAAAAACAAGTTTTCAATGAACAAGCCATTTTTTGTTCTCCTAAAAATCTGAGGACTAATCAAGAATATAGCATCCAACAAACAAATTCCCACCAAACCCACCTACCCTTTTGGACCAAGAACCAGTTTCTTCTAATAGAACAAGAATGCAAGAACAAAGAGTtcaactttttcaaaaaaaaaagtgttcTTTTTGTGGTTGGGAAGGATGAAGGGCAAAAATTGTTTGAGGGTTTTGTGTATTCCGTGAAActtaaagaagaaaagaatggtggggaaaaagaattattaaaggtcaaaaaaaagtgaaaagagaaaaagatggATTAGGTGGGGTCAGTAAACTGTGAGGTTtatccataaaaaaaaattcccttttttctttttttccctaattttttcctaaatttctggtttttgatatattaattgATAATGCAGGCTGCTATGTGTCTCGATCTAATTTGGATTATCGAGAGGATTAAGGATTATTTTATAATCTTGCTTGCGTGGATTGCGTTGGCATTTCTTTTTGCCTTTTGTCATATTTTGAATAATTGTTTTTTTATGAGaaacaaaatccaaaaaatgGGCATCTGTATGATCTGGTTAAATTGCTATATTATCGATTTTAGCAAATTTGGCATTTTATCTTTATCCATTGCGTTTTCACCGCGTAGCCTGACTATGTCCTCTGCATATTTTTGGATAAAACCCCACCAATTCAGTATCTACAACTGAATCATACGTATTATGTGGATGCTCATAATTCCATTAAAAATACTATTCAGATACCGATACCTAGTAGACGTTTGGTTAACGTTTCAttgtaaaattattatttttaaaatgaaaagcaatatttaaaagtaaaattcaattccaaaaaaataaaataaattaaaatatacacatataataaaataaattaaaatatacacaTGCCTATTGTATACTAATGTGTTCTTAATCCTCTGCTTCTTTTAATTTGATcgttttaaattttaaagttagCGAATTTACTCACGCTTTCTACTGTCAAAAGTAACAAAGTTGAATACTAAGAATCAAATGCATACATATACTCATTTATCACTTAATCAATGATTGTATGAAATGTGTTTACCACTTTAACTGTTAGCTCCAATATCTTAATAGTATCgctttttctctaaattcacAAATTAATTATTCGTTTCATATGACAAACTGCTTAAAAGTAAATGTTGAAGAAGGATGCATTACATTAGTGAATAGTATAAAATCAAAAGAATGCATAAATCCTCTATTCCTTTTAtacaaaattcaataaatagAAAGATAGAATATGAatcattttcaacttataaaaaaaaagaagaaaaaaacacaTAAAGGAATGAAAATTAATCCGGAGACAAACTTGGATCGTCTTCTTTATTtgtaatatgatgatatatttCGATAGATGATGATCTATAACAATGACAAACTCCTCTCCTGCCACAAAAAGGTATGCAATTATGATGTCGCACGTATTCACAATCTTAATCTCTTTCCGCTTTagctttaaaataaaaaagatatgtatataaatatgtTAGTCATTTTAGCCATGACCTATgagaaaaatagaaagataGTGCAAGAGAGAATTACAAACCTATTGCAATAATAAAAAGTGTCATGGTATAAATCAACTTCATGGTTGCTTTTTTCATAGCTAAAATGCTTATGTTCACTATTGTACAAATTTTTACACACTTTTATGTATTGTCTAGATAATAATCTCATTTATGAGAAACTACCGTTATATTATGAGAAATTTGCTTTTTTTACGATTCCAAATTAATGTAACTCCCTTTTGAATTTGAGG
It contains:
- the LOC129896835 gene encoding thioredoxin-like 1-2, chloroplastic, which encodes MACSLKTCFSVHSSIGSLQVTDLTPKKFLGKSLDVSNQIGFNNWNVKSPKPISINAQASICVSKALRWWDKTLKPNMLEIQSAKELADSLLNAGDRLVIIDFYSPGCGGCRTLHPKICQLADSNPDAIFLKVNYEELKSMCHTLRIHVLPFFRFYRGAEGKLCSFSCTNATIKKFKDALGRYGTERCSLGPAKGLDESELLALASIGQLSRNDEFAMDYPVKKGFEEFVLSDSKNLGLKESAEFMMA